AAATTATAAAGTGGGACAGGATTTTTAAACCGGAACATACGCTATCAAATCCTCAGAATTCGGAATTTATCGGGTTTGGATGGGGAGATCTTAATTTTTATAGAAATACCCCTCAATGGAAAGATCTAAAACTGGATGTGGCTTTTAAAGCGCTTCTTCTAAGATCACAAAGTGCATTACACACTCGCTTCTATGAAAAAATACCAAGTTCAGAAAACCTGGTAAAAATTTCGGTTTCAGAAGATCAATATAAAAAGCTAACTGAATATATTTTAGAAACTGTAGACGCAGAAAATAAGAGTAAAATTAAACCTGTTTCAGATCTACACTATTACCAGGATGATGCGTTCTATTTAGCTGAAACTTCTTTCCATCTTTTTAAAACCTGCAATACCTGGACAAATTCCGCATTAAAAGCTTCCGGACTTAGAGCCTGTTTATGGACGCCTTTTCCGCAGGGCATATTTTTTCAGTATAAGAATTGAAAGTTACCGGATTACGAACTTTATACCGTTTTAACCTTCAACTCTTTTCTTACCGGTTTTGGCGCTTCGTGAATCGGTTCAGCATATAAATCG
The sequence above is drawn from the Salegentibacter mishustinae genome and encodes:
- a CDS encoding TIGR02117 family protein, whose protein sequence is MKQALRYFFKFLLILLAPPIIYLVLALIGSIIPVNSNPETKNAEIDIYLYKQDMHTDILLPLNSEIIKWDRIFKPEHTLSNPQNSEFIGFGWGDLNFYRNTPQWKDLKLDVAFKALLLRSQSALHTRFYEKIPSSENLVKISVSEDQYKKLTEYILETVDAENKSKIKPVSDLHYYQDDAFYLAETSFHLFKTCNTWTNSALKASGLRACLWTPFPQGIFFQYKN